From Robbsia betulipollinis, the proteins below share one genomic window:
- the wrbA gene encoding NAD(P)H:quinone oxidoreductase gives MEDILVLYYSRHGATRELARLIAQGVDSVAGAQARLRTVPPVSTVCEASAPAIPDTGAPYAETRDLQECAGLALGSPTRFGNMAAPLKYFLDGTSAEWLSGALTGKPGCVFTSTGSPHGGQESTLLTMMVPLLHHGMLVLGIPYSESALTTTNGGGTPYGASHWSRKGESGETIGPDEKTLAIALGARLARAALALRAAT, from the coding sequence ATGGAAGACATTCTGGTTCTCTACTATAGCCGTCACGGCGCCACACGCGAACTCGCGCGGCTGATCGCGCAGGGCGTCGACAGCGTGGCCGGCGCGCAGGCGCGGCTGCGTACCGTGCCGCCGGTCTCGACCGTCTGCGAGGCCAGCGCGCCGGCCATCCCGGATACCGGGGCGCCCTATGCGGAAACGCGCGACCTGCAGGAATGCGCGGGACTCGCGCTGGGCTCGCCGACACGTTTCGGCAATATGGCCGCGCCCCTCAAATATTTCCTGGACGGCACGTCGGCGGAGTGGCTCTCCGGCGCATTGACCGGCAAGCCGGGGTGCGTGTTCACCTCGACGGGCAGCCCGCACGGCGGCCAGGAAAGCACGCTGCTGACGATGATGGTGCCGCTGCTGCATCACGGCATGCTGGTGCTGGGGATTCCGTACTCGGAAAGCGCGCTGACCACGACGAACGGCGGCGGCACGCCCTATGGCGCGTCGCACTGGAGTCGAAAAGGTGAATCCGGCGAGACGATCGGACCGGATGAAAAGACGCTGGCGATCGCGCTGGGCGCGCGGCTCGCGCGCGCGGCGCTGGCGCTCAGGGCGGCAACGTAG
- a CDS encoding undecaprenyl-diphosphate phosphatase — MSLAFLIFLSVLQGVTELFPVSSLGHTLLVPGLIGMHIDRHAPQLLPFLVALHLGTAVALLWYFRARWVAIVRGWFGTLGGHRSDDGHLAWALIAGTIPAGVVGLLLEKHIEHVFHDLRIVAAALMINGVLLWFGDRLQRRRSALRSPAPEKLTFLQAAAVGFAQIGALIPGFSRSGLTMIAGVGAGMTAEKAAEFSFLLGTPIIFAAGVLELPKLFRAGGTQLSDALLGGVLTGIAAYLSIRFLMHYFEGKGRLAVFGVYCLVAGAAAFVWLSMHPQLV; from the coding sequence GTGAGTCTAGCCTTTCTTATTTTCCTGAGCGTGCTTCAGGGCGTCACCGAATTGTTCCCGGTCAGCAGTCTGGGACACACCTTGCTCGTGCCCGGTCTGATCGGCATGCATATCGACCGGCATGCGCCGCAACTGCTGCCGTTTCTGGTGGCCCTGCATCTGGGCACCGCGGTGGCGCTGCTCTGGTATTTCCGCGCGCGCTGGGTGGCGATCGTGCGCGGCTGGTTCGGCACCCTGGGCGGGCACCGCAGCGACGACGGCCATCTGGCCTGGGCGCTGATCGCCGGTACGATCCCCGCGGGAGTGGTCGGCCTGCTGCTGGAAAAGCACATCGAGCATGTTTTCCACGACCTGCGCATCGTCGCCGCCGCGCTGATGATCAATGGCGTATTGCTGTGGTTCGGCGACCGCCTGCAGCGCCGCCGCTCGGCGCTGCGGTCGCCGGCCCCGGAAAAACTCACGTTCCTCCAGGCCGCTGCGGTGGGTTTCGCGCAGATCGGTGCGCTGATTCCGGGCTTCTCGCGCAGCGGCCTGACGATGATCGCCGGCGTCGGCGCGGGCATGACCGCCGAAAAAGCGGCGGAATTCTCCTTCCTGCTCGGCACGCCCATCATTTTCGCGGCCGGCGTGCTGGAGCTGCCCAAGCTGTTCCGGGCCGGCGGCACCCAGTTGAGCGACGCGCTGCTGGGCGGGGTCCTGACGGGCATCGCCGCGTACCTGAGCATCCGTTTCCTGATGCATTACTTCGAAGGCAAGGGGCGTCTGGCGGTATTCGGCGTCTACTGCCTGGTCGCCGGCGCGGCGGCCTTCGTCTGGCTGTCGATGCATCCGCAACTGGTCTAG